The genomic window catattttacctAACCTAGCAGAGGGGATAATTTATGTTTACAACAAAGATAATGGTTTAAAAAGACCTATGAGGTGACTTTACAATACATTTATTTCTATAATGTAATAGTGCCCTCTTCTGGTCATAACATACAAGCTCATTACAGGGAGGTAAAACAGGTAAACAGGcttaatatttttaatgcataCTAATTTACTGTGCAATGGTgaggtaaaataataaaataaaaacctgtaGTAGTATCTCCCCTTAAATAGAGAGTCATAGCTCAACTAAGTATAGTCATCTATTCTATAAAGAGGTCTAAACTCAAGAAAGATAAGACAAAATTCAAATGTTTGCCATTGCATTGATGAAATCAGGAACAGTTTTGGACCAGTGACAGTTTATTTTTTAGACaccttgtttatttttcatggatTGAAAATGTTTCACACACCAGCAAAATCTCACATttatttacccttacaaaaatcaatcTCACTCTGCCATTCATGGAACTGAAGTACATCATTTACAAAAATGGAAAAATCATACAAAAAATGAGAAATAAAAGCCCACTGGCAAACATGCGCAAATCTGTAGTGAGTGGTGACAATTACAAAATCAGatgttcaatatttttttttgttttaggacGGGGAAGAAACATTAAGTGCAAAGATGTTTTTCAGGTGAGTTTTGCATTAAGGTTATGGAACTAATTTTTAATTCACACCTGACCCCAAACCTGGTTTGCTGGACCATGGGACCGAAAACTGCATCTGACATCAACTTGaaacatgtaaataaaaaataaaaaaactgcatcCAAATAAACACATGAAACCCTCttgcacaatcacacacattcagcATACCAAAtacaacacaaagaaaaaaaaagaaaagtttcacTTTATGTCCCACAGAggcatcaacataaagtgttcACATATGTGTGTACACTATTGATCTGTCAGTCCAGTCTGCACTGAATATGTGGGAAAGTTTGGGAGGGCTGTGTTTCATGGCCTTACTGAAGATTGGGCATCTGATGTTTGATTTACAAGGCGTCTAGCAGACTGTCAATGCGGCCAACCAGCTCGTGCCTTTTGCTTGCCAGAGTTTTATCCGAGTCGATGTAAGCATCCTTCTTCACCTTTCCAGCCACCAGCCTCTCGGCCTCCTGACAGGAACGGCACACCAGATCCTTCAGTTGGCCGTCCAGCTTCTGGATCTCTCCCACCTGCAAGGGGGAAGAATAGATAAACAGAAAACCAGCTCATTTTGAAGGATTGACTTCCTCTATAATATCCACTGCACAAGTATTTCCTGCACTGCACCACTGCTAAATCTTTTTTCCTCACTGACTGCACAAACaaaaaaagggttagttcacccaaaaatttaaattctctcatcatttactcacccttatgcaccatcccagatgtgtatgactttttctgcagaacaaaaatatttttctttagaagaatatctcagctctgtaggtccatacaatgcaagtgaatgggatccaaaactttgaagctccaaaaagcacataaaataatccacaagactccagtggtttaatcaatgtcttctgaagtgatccaatcagtttagggtgagaacagaccaaaatgtaactacattttgactataaatcttgacatcagcagtctccttggcaatcatgatttaaagctcgattgcacttcctatagtgctctgcgcatgcgtcaagcactaggaagtggaatcgagcttgaaatcatgatcatacattgagactgcaatggcaaggtatacagtgaaataggagttacatttaggtctgttctcacccaaaattgactgGATCTCACTTCAGaagagtcctatggattacttttatgctacatttatgtgctttttggagcttgaaattatggacctacagagctgagatatgagaaaaaagaaagtcatacacaactgggatggtatgagggtgagtaaatgatgagagaattttaaatttttgggtggactattccttaaGTCAatcttaattaatttaaaataatttaagttaGAAATGAGCCAAACACTTTTTGAAAGCAATGTTAAAAATACAAGCTTGTAAGGTTAGCAAATCTAGTAAAATCAGTCAAGACTGTTAGTTCAAATGGGGGCGTGACTGGGTTTCCCAAAATCCCGGAGGAAACGCTACACTTCCCACATATACCTTTTCAGCCAGATCAGAGCCCTCTGTTTTGAGCCGGCCCTGTAACGCGTTGATGTCATTGGTGAGGGTGCGGTGTTCGGCCTCCAAGGTCTTGCGACCGCTGTTTAGAGCGCCGGTATCGCGGGACTGCTTGTAGCGGTTCACAACTTCATCCATGTGGCGGTACAGACCTAGACGCTTGTTCACCAGAGTCAAGACCTGCTCGGTGATGGAAGCCACCTTCATGCGCACCTCTGCGGCTGGGTCCTGATGcaggaaaaaaacaaagcaatacaCATCCAGAGAGAAAGATTTCAGCAACAGTAAGAGGATACCTACAAATTTGTGAGCAATAAACCAAATGAATACTCATTCCACTGACTTTGATTGAGATTATACCTTTGTGATGGAGAAGTCAAGGCGCACATAGATGATCACCGTGAAGAAGAGGATGTAGAAAGCTCCCACCACCAGCAATGGCTCCTGCAGCATCAGGATCTTATTAAATGTGTAGTGAACCTAGCGAGCAGAAACATGTTAAAGACACATATATCAAACTATTTAACAACTCAACCAGACTCTTGACTTTTTAAAAGACCCAATCAGACTCTGATTGTTATTCAGGCTTACCACAACATCCTGAATATGCTGCTCCACAAGATTGTTCTTGGTGGCAACGAGCACAGGTCTGCCAAAGGTGTCCAGGTAAGTATAATGCAGTTCATCTGGACTGCGGCTGATGGGGTAGGGAGTGTCCATGTGGATATTTCTGAGGAGAACATTGGGGATGTGGTCAATCTATCTGAAAATACTAAGAAAAATAAATTTCATTCTGAGAAGTGTTGATGCTAGTGCATATCGGTGTTAGATGCTCACCTAGCTCCTTCAGGAAGGATCAGCTTCACAGTTAGCTGATCAATGACCTGGTCATCGTAGACATGATCTACCAGACGCATCTTCAGGGCATACTGATCACCTAAAGGATAGAAAACTTTGTAATGACTTTGTGGCAAATTACTGACCTGGAAGTTTAGAAAGGATATTTTATTTTCTTAGCTACGTACCCAAGTTGTAAAGATACTCGTAGCTGGGAAGATTGTAACCAATGATGTAGTGTGTTTTCCAGCCACCGAACAATGGGAAACGAGGCCGAATTTCAACTTCTACAGAATCTTCGAGAACTTGCAGGTGAGAAGTAGAGATGTTTCCAATCTCGTCGCGGTAGTACACATCCTGAGCAGAGGCTGGAAGGATAGTCTATGGGAGGACAAAATAGACAGAGTTGAAGAACAGCAAACCCAAACTTCTTCGCTTAACGTATGTATCCACTGGCACGTGGTGAGTGAAGCAAATTGGGTGTTTTTAATTCATTCCAATGGAAGCCGAGCGCCACGCTTGCAAGGTGGATTCTcacttaaattaattaaaaatgcccACTTTACTCACCACGTTCCAGTGAACACATACCGTCAGTGATGATGGACCAGCAGTCCCTTTGAgatactttaaaggggtcatgacatgccttttattattattttaatatgtcccTTGAGGTTTACTTATAATATTATCAGtcttatatttgtaaaacatgatcattttctaccctcattctgaccctctgtcagaaacactaaGCTTTGGTGCTggttctcctttaagacttgactgtaaacggccactgttatgattggctctctgctctctccttgccatctcactgcccACCGCTACTGGGTgagctacagaagtgataaggtaaagcagTGGTtggtgtgttgttgtggaggcggtcagatgcaaatgtggtGACAACAAAATgtagaggaagtagagaacaagtcgttttgccatcttggtttcaacaaatgctctctttgcagtgagaaggaagttttgagttctgaaacttacagtaggtTTTaacagtacaatgaactcttatatatcaaaagatcaaggaaaactcGATTTCTCATGtcattatccctttaaataccccaggaaatcaaaattaaagttttgtggGGCTTTTCATCCACGTGTGTTTGCATTGAGTTTATTTATCTGCTTGTGTACTCCAAAATGTTGACAAAAGtcccttttagcagatatacatatttaaattttaaatatgcctttctcttccaggaaaacatacaaaacatattgatgactcatgctgCACTACACAGATGTTTATCCAATCAAATGCTATGTCCCGCCCCCTGCAATGGacaagcaagtagcaaatcatggttcatggctgtgatgaaactaaagcctactggctttttttttataatttttttttttttttaaggacgaGACTTTCACCTTGAAAGATTTGACGGAGGAAATGCCGCTATCAGACTGTCTCTGGTAGTCATAGCGGGAGAAAGGCCCCTTTAGGTAGGCACCAGTGTGTCTCAAGTCGATGGTTTCCTCCACAGCGATGTTACCCCAATGAGAGACCTCAATAGTGCGGGTGATGCTACTGATGGTTAGGAATGGTGTGTTGTTTTCATAGTGGATCCTCATAACATCCTATCCAAACCAGAAACCAATTTTCAACAAGTTAGTTTGGGGTAAAAAGCTGGAATAAACACTGCCTTTTCACTCCATTAATGTGACAATATTGTACTGATGTCAGGCACCTGGCTGAATGGAGGTACATCTTTGAATGGTCCATACTCAATAGCCTCGTCACTCTTGGTGGGGTTGCCCAGCTTAGTGTAGGTCTCTACGGTTTTGGAGGCCAGGCGTACACGTGTGGTCTGGGAGTGAGTGGGGTACGGGGAGTACAGGTAGTGGTTCCCCTGGAAGACAACGAGCTGCCGCTCATCCTGTGTGATGTGAGTGGGGAAGGGCTTCAGCACGTGACTGAAGACCGTCTCAACCTTCACCCGCAGTTTACTGCCTGCAGCGAGAGGAGACGGCAACTTTGCCTCAAAGAATTTACCACTGCGAGGAGGAAGACACACAAGTTTGAGCATctcaaagaaaaggaaaagtaaGCACTGCAAAGAAGCACTGTGCTGCTCTAATGCATATATACATAATGAGGAGCAACTCTCATATACTCTATTCTGAGGCCCATTACACACATATTGCTTCTGCAGCATGCAAGTTTAATTTTAGTGCTAATAATAAAGATTCAAAGCAAGCATGTTGAATGTGTAAGCAGCACAGCACAGTGTAGTACTATATGCAAAACTGCAAGCAGAGTTTTGTCACCAAGCCTATGTTTTATGTGTGCCGCACGTTGAACTCAgcagaaaatactgtaaaaattcaCTGTAAatgtatacaccaatcagccacaacattaaaaccacctgcctaatattgtgtaggtccccctcgtgccatcaaaacagcggcaacccacatctcagaatagcattctgagatgctatttttctcaccacaattgtacagagcagttatccgagttactgtagactttgtcacttcaaaccattctggccattctctgttgacctctctcatcaacaaggcatttccgtccacagaactgcccctcactggatgttttttgtttttggcaccattcggagtaaattctagagactgttgtgcgtgaaaatcccaggagatcagcagttacagaaatattcaaaccagccaatctgaacccaacaatcatgccatggtccaaatcacattttgagatcacattttttccccattctgatgattgatgtgaacattaactgaagctcctgacctgtattattttatgcactgctgccacacaattggctgattagataatcgcatggatgattgttggtgccagatgggctggtttgagtatttctgtaactgctgatctcctgggactttcacacacaacagtctctcgaatttactctgaatggagccaaaaacaaaaaaacatccaatgaggggccgttctgtggacagaaataccttgttagtgagagaggtcaacagagaatggccagactggttcgaactgacaacgtctacggtaactcagataaccgctctttggtggcatgagggggacctacacaatattaggcgggtggttttaatgttgtggctgatcggtgtagatcAACATGATTTTTGCAAAACAGGCTTTTAAGAAGCTACATAAAATAATCGCATAAACATCTGacccattatttaaaaaaagacgtTAAGACTTGATGCAAGTTACACACTTAGTGACAAGGCACACAAATGGCACTTTCTATTCAAGTCTGACTTAATTCAAATGGCTAAAAGATTAGTTTATAGTCGACACTTTGGGATTTGGGCATcatgtaaattattttcatttagattTCAAAACATCAAGTTTCTTATAATTCTCATACTTTATGGCcatttttaaaggaaacactCAATCTTGTAACCcagaaattactttaaaaaaaaatctgtatcccTTACGCAGCAGAAGCAGTGTCAATGTGAAATCTCAACGAGTGTCTGCCTTTGCAGTTACTCACTGCAGGCCTGATATTTTCTCCAGTGTTTACCTTTGTCCATGGACAGTGGTCTCTTTCAGCTCCAGGGCTTCATCCTCCTCATCCTCTCCTTTTACCTAGTGAGGATACGGATTTTAGTTTTagtgtattttaaaacatttctcctaattataataaataatagggTCACTCAAAAAACTTAAATTTAACGCCTGCTAAACGAAACATTTGTTTACAGGTAATAACATCTAGAAGTCAACTAAATTGCACATGAGCTCTTATGTACTCATTTGAACAAAAGAAACGACCTATTAATAAAAGCAAGAAAACCACTCCGAATTACAGTTTGAACTATTTACtggaaacattttaaattgttgtGGTGAGCACGGAAGTGAATACAGCCTCCAGTGCTTACGTGTCACGCTGGCACTGACAGAGCAAAGCGGAAGTGCGCTACACACACACTGCTAATGCTAACTACTACACAGAGCACTTAAATTATGCAAAGTGCATTACATTATAATTAATGTGAACCATTTATTTGAACCAAGATTGTATCATAACTATGCTGTTTAAgacaacatttgtttaaaaaaaaaaaagtacagataTACAAATTACGTGCAATTATGCAGCTAGCATAGGCTATAATACATGCAAAAGTTGCACCTCCTATTGTCCCTCTACTCAAAAAAAGAccaacacatacatacatacacacacacacacatatatatacatatatatatttcacaattCAATAATGCATAATATTGTCCGGaattaaaaatatgtcacatgaggGGGGGGGAAGGCAGTCGGACAGTCTTAAGTAATTTAATATCACCCGGCTATCAC from Myxocyprinus asiaticus isolate MX2 ecotype Aquarium Trade chromosome 35, UBuf_Myxa_2, whole genome shotgun sequence includes these protein-coding regions:
- the LOC127426317 gene encoding dolichyl-diphosphooligosaccharide--protein glycosyltransferase subunit 1-like, whose protein sequence is MRSTGAASFVLISCFVCASLCADGLVNEEVKRAVDLSTHLAKISAEIQLANHGHSRVQSFTLALEPELVPHLAFIGASVKGEDEEDEALELKETTVHGQSGKFFEAKLPSPLAAGSKLRVKVETVFSHVLKPFPTHITQDERQLVVFQGNHYLYSPYPTHSQTTRVRLASKTVETYTKLGNPTKSDEAIEYGPFKDVPPFSQDVMRIHYENNTPFLTISSITRTIEVSHWGNIAVEETIDLRHTGAYLKGPFSRYDYQRQSDSGISSVKSFKTILPASAQDVYYRDEIGNISTSHLQVLEDSVEVEIRPRFPLFGGWKTHYIIGYNLPSYEYLYNLGDQYALKMRLVDHVYDDQVIDQLTVKLILPEGARNIHMDTPYPISRSPDELHYTYLDTFGRPVLVATKNNLVEQHIQDVVVHYTFNKILMLQEPLLVVGAFYILFFTVIIYVRLDFSITKDPAAEVRMKVASITEQVLTLVNKRLGLYRHMDEVVNRYKQSRDTGALNSGRKTLEAEHRTLTNDINALQGRLKTEGSDLAEKVGEIQKLDGQLKDLVCRSCQEAERLVAGKVKKDAYIDSDKTLASKRHELVGRIDSLLDAL